A genome region from Myroides fluvii includes the following:
- a CDS encoding phospholipase A — protein sequence MGKRRNITGLCVAVVSAWSSYGQVSTDDNLFEKTDVHSLAERWDLSSTAKRKTFTISPYKPVYLLPVRLTTKPNDQPFSYSEHMGQPQAVNYNNAEARFQLSFKTKITEGLLFGKGDVWLAFTQTANWQVYNGKVSRPFRELNYEPEVIFNYPLDLTIGNFKFIMAGFAFNHQSNGKSEPTSRSWNRFIMHAGMEYYNWTFMVKPWIRLGEKNKTDDNARITEYYGKGEVTVAYQYKGQVLTFMMRNNMRLNAQYKGFHELTYTYPIKNNLKAFFVVNNGYGESLIDYNWNQTTIGIGISLMEWY from the coding sequence ATGGGTAAAAGAAGAAATATAACAGGTTTATGTGTAGCGGTTGTTTCGGCTTGGAGCTCGTATGGACAAGTATCAACGGATGATAATCTGTTTGAGAAGACCGATGTACATTCGCTAGCCGAAAGATGGGATTTATCATCAACTGCTAAACGAAAAACATTTACTATTTCACCTTATAAACCCGTTTATTTACTACCTGTTCGTTTGACAACAAAACCCAATGATCAGCCTTTTAGTTATAGTGAACACATGGGGCAACCCCAAGCTGTAAACTACAACAATGCGGAAGCTCGTTTTCAGTTGAGTTTTAAAACAAAAATTACAGAAGGACTCCTATTTGGCAAAGGGGATGTATGGCTAGCCTTTACGCAAACAGCCAATTGGCAAGTGTATAACGGAAAAGTGTCCAGGCCTTTTCGAGAGTTAAATTATGAACCAGAAGTTATTTTTAATTATCCATTGGATCTAACAATAGGTAATTTTAAATTCATTATGGCTGGTTTTGCTTTTAATCACCAATCCAACGGAAAAAGTGAGCCAACATCTAGGAGTTGGAATCGATTTATTATGCATGCGGGAATGGAATACTATAATTGGACTTTTATGGTTAAACCGTGGATTCGATTAGGAGAAAAGAACAAAACCGATGACAATGCTAGAATAACGGAATATTACGGAAAAGGAGAGGTTACAGTCGCTTATCAGTACAAAGGACAAGTATTGACTTTTATGATGCGCAATAATATGCGATTGAATGCTCAGTATAAAGGATTTCATGAACTTACTTATACCTATCCGATAAAGAATAATTTGAAAGCTTTTTTTGTGGTAAATAACGGGTACGGAGAATCATTAATAGATTATAACTGGAATCAAACCACCATTGGAATTGGGATTTCTTTGATGGAATGGTACTAG
- a CDS encoding DUF5367 domain-containing protein — MDKANQSFILPVLFIGFLVWLFATLAFRFAGQYFFITESPVILTMLYLVVVPSMAFLSLVTFKKFNLSGLEKIAAGALLVLPGMIIDTFVIQFFEPIFPNMSSDKAASFGSWLMWAYSTVLVTSLICGLRQK, encoded by the coding sequence ATGGATAAAGCAAACCAATCATTTATTCTACCCGTTCTTTTTATCGGTTTTTTAGTTTGGCTCTTCGCTACTTTAGCTTTTCGTTTTGCAGGGCAGTACTTCTTTATTACAGAATCACCCGTAATCCTAACAATGCTATATTTGGTTGTTGTTCCTTCCATGGCTTTCCTTTCCCTTGTTACATTTAAAAAATTCAATTTATCGGGACTTGAAAAAATAGCAGCAGGCGCTCTTTTGGTATTACCTGGAATGATTATAGATACGTTTGTCATTCAATTTTTTGAACCTATTTTCCCGAATATGTCCTCTGACAAAGCGGCTTCTTTTGGTTCTTGGTTGATGTGGGCTTATTCTACTGTATTGGTAACTTCTCTAATTTGCGGGCTCCGTCAAAAGTAA